A stretch of Fundicoccus culcitae DNA encodes these proteins:
- the topA gene encoding type I DNA topoisomerase — protein sequence MAIKNLVIVESPTKAKTINKYLGRNYKVVASKGHLRDLPKSKMGVDIENNFEPHYISIRGRGDTIKELRKLAKQSDRVYLAADPDREGEAIAWHLSYLLDLPEGEENRVVFNEITKDTVKEAFKHPRKIDQNLVDAQQARRILDRIVGYSISPLLWKKIKGGLSAGRVQSTTLKIIIDRENEIRNFVPEEYWLIPAEFQKDKSKFTANFYSYQGKRTELANETIVNEIMANIDQTQHFTVTNVEKSERKRKSPNPYTTSTLQQDASNRLNFRTSKTMMIAQQLYEGITIKRTTVGLITYMRTDSTRIAPSAVNAASQYIQSEYGQAYSHAKGQSAQANGAQDAHEAIRPSDVTLTPESIKDSLSRDQYKLYNLIWSRFVASQMTDAVYDTVRADLTQNKVVFRASGSRIKFDGFLKVYSTDSSKDNYLPELTVNDSVKLTKIETNQMFTQPPSRYTEASLIKVLEEKGIGRPSAYSPTIETLRKRYYVKLVSKKFEPTELGEIVNNVLSEYFPQIVDSEFTAGMESTLDEIEEGKRQWVSVLDEFYQGFEKDLKKAEVNMEEINIKDEPAGFDCPECGNPMVIKIGRYGKFYACSNFPECRHTEPIVKKIGVTCPKCQEGQVIERESKKKRIFYGCDRYPACDFVSWDKPVGRDCPKCQHFLVEKTNRKKRQIVCSNCDYAEQAE from the coding sequence ATGGCCATTAAGAACTTAGTCATCGTCGAATCACCAACAAAAGCCAAAACCATCAACAAATACCTTGGCCGGAATTATAAAGTTGTTGCAAGTAAGGGACACTTGCGCGATTTACCTAAAAGCAAAATGGGTGTCGATATTGAAAATAATTTTGAGCCGCATTATATTAGTATTCGTGGTCGGGGCGATACGATAAAAGAATTACGTAAATTAGCCAAACAATCCGACCGTGTTTATCTAGCAGCCGACCCGGACCGTGAGGGAGAAGCGATTGCATGGCATCTCAGCTATTTGTTGGATTTGCCAGAAGGTGAAGAAAACCGGGTTGTCTTCAATGAGATAACGAAAGATACCGTCAAAGAAGCCTTTAAACATCCTAGAAAAATTGATCAAAATCTCGTTGATGCCCAACAAGCACGGCGTATTTTAGATCGGATTGTCGGTTACTCCATTTCACCATTATTATGGAAAAAAATTAAAGGGGGCTTAAGTGCAGGCCGGGTTCAATCAACGACACTTAAAATTATTATTGATCGCGAGAATGAGATTCGCAATTTTGTACCTGAAGAATATTGGCTAATTCCAGCTGAATTCCAAAAGGATAAAAGTAAGTTTACAGCTAATTTTTATAGTTACCAAGGTAAACGTACCGAATTAGCCAATGAGACAATCGTGAATGAAATAATGGCAAACATTGACCAAACGCAACATTTCACGGTAACTAATGTTGAAAAAAGCGAACGTAAAAGAAAGTCCCCCAATCCTTATACCACTTCAACCTTACAACAAGACGCATCGAATCGTCTCAATTTTCGAACGAGTAAAACGATGATGATTGCGCAACAATTATATGAAGGGATTACGATTAAACGGACAACGGTTGGTTTGATAACTTATATGCGTACAGATTCAACCCGTATTGCACCTTCAGCGGTAAATGCTGCTAGTCAATATATTCAAAGTGAATATGGTCAAGCCTACAGTCATGCAAAAGGGCAGAGTGCCCAAGCTAATGGTGCACAAGATGCCCATGAAGCTATTCGTCCTTCGGATGTTACTTTAACACCTGAAAGTATTAAAGATTCTTTATCCAGAGATCAATATAAATTGTATAACTTAATTTGGTCGCGTTTTGTTGCCAGTCAAATGACTGATGCTGTTTATGATACCGTTAGAGCGGATCTAACCCAAAATAAGGTTGTCTTTCGAGCAAGTGGGTCACGGATAAAATTTGATGGGTTTTTAAAAGTCTATTCAACGGACTCAAGTAAGGATAATTACTTGCCTGAATTAACGGTGAATGATTCGGTTAAATTAACTAAAATAGAAACCAACCAAATGTTCACCCAACCGCCATCACGCTATACGGAAGCTAGCTTAATTAAAGTCCTTGAAGAAAAAGGGATTGGTCGTCCTTCCGCTTACTCACCAACTATTGAAACCTTACGTAAACGATACTACGTTAAATTAGTGAGCAAAAAGTTTGAGCCGACTGAGCTTGGTGAAATCGTTAATAATGTTTTATCCGAATATTTCCCTCAAATTGTCGACTCCGAATTTACAGCCGGCATGGAAAGCACCTTAGATGAGATTGAAGAAGGTAAGCGCCAGTGGGTAAGTGTGCTGGATGAATTTTACCAAGGCTTTGAAAAAGATCTTAAAAAAGCCGAAGTGAATATGGAAGAAATTAATATCAAAGATGAACCTGCTGGATTTGATTGTCCTGAATGTGGCAATCCAATGGTCATTAAAATTGGACGCTATGGTAAATTTTATGCCTGTAGTAATTTTCCTGAATGCCGTCATACTGAACCCATTGTTAAAAAAATCGGAGTGACCTGTCCCAAATGTCAAGAAGGACAAGTGATCGAGCGCGAATCGAAGAAAAAACGTATTTTCTATGGGTGTGATCGCTATCCAGCCTGTGATTTTGTTTCATGGGATAAACCCGTTGGGCGCGATTGTCCAAAATGTCAACATTTCTTAGTTGAAAAAACAAACCGTAAAAAACGTCAAATCGTGTGCAGTAACTGCGATTATGCTGAACAAGCCGAATAA
- the xerC gene encoding tyrosine recombinase XerC, with amino-acid sequence MEQYIELFIQFLDVEKRYSAQTITAYSRDLSEFKQFLDSTGSTRLTDIQYTDIRLYVAHLTEHGYARTSIARKISSLRSFFRYAIQQEWIEQNPAELMNYKSKKQHLPDFFYESEMQAIIEAAKVSKLPNPQRNLAIIELLYATGLRVSELVNLTLEQIQTDIQLIRVIGKGNKERIVPIGDAAMQAIETYQNTERPLLLKLNLNPTANKYLFLSDKGKVITADQVRHILTKIVEEASLNLDIHPHKLRHTFATHLLNNGADMRSVQELLGHADLSSTQIYTHVTKSQLRQQYLQAHPRAKRLNQEDIE; translated from the coding sequence ATGGAACAGTATATTGAGTTGTTTATCCAATTTCTAGATGTTGAAAAACGGTATTCGGCTCAAACAATAACAGCCTATTCGAGAGATTTGTCCGAATTCAAGCAATTTTTGGATAGTACAGGTTCCACTCGTTTAACTGATATTCAATATACGGATATTCGTTTATATGTGGCGCATTTAACCGAACATGGTTATGCCCGCACATCAATCGCTCGAAAAATTTCTAGTTTACGTTCATTTTTCAGATATGCCATTCAACAAGAATGGATCGAGCAAAACCCGGCTGAATTAATGAATTATAAGAGCAAGAAACAACATTTACCTGATTTCTTTTATGAATCAGAAATGCAAGCAATCATTGAAGCCGCCAAGGTGAGTAAGCTACCCAATCCACAAAGAAATTTAGCTATTATTGAACTTCTTTATGCGACGGGTTTGCGTGTAAGTGAATTAGTGAATTTGACGCTTGAGCAAATACAAACAGATATTCAATTAATCCGCGTGATTGGTAAGGGAAATAAGGAGCGCATTGTGCCGATTGGGGATGCTGCTATGCAAGCAATTGAAACCTATCAAAACACAGAACGACCTCTTTTATTAAAACTAAACCTAAACCCCACCGCTAATAAATATCTTTTTTTATCCGATAAAGGAAAAGTCATCACCGCCGACCAAGTTCGGCATATTTTAACGAAAATCGTTGAGGAAGCATCCTTAAATTTGGATATTCATCCCCACAAGTTGCGACATACGTTTGCGACGCATTTATTGAACAACGGCGCCGATATGCGTAGTGTTCAAGAATTATTGGGTCATGCTGATTTAAGTTCTACACAAATTTACACACATGTAACTAAAAGTCAATTGCGGCAACAATATTTACAAGCACATCCACGTGCTAAACGATTAAACCAGGAGGATATAGAATGA
- the hslV gene encoding HslVU peptidase proteolytic subunit translates to MTTICAVKKENQLAMAGDGQITMGESVIMKGSARKLRRIYNNQVVVGFAGGVADAITLSEMFEEKLQAHQGQLKRAAVEVAKQWRTDRSLQKLEALLIVMNEETLLLVSGTGEVIEPDDGILTIGSGGNYALAAARALLRNTTDLSARDIAEQALKIASEIDIFTNDNIIVEEI, encoded by the coding sequence ATGACAACAATCTGTGCAGTAAAAAAAGAAAATCAATTGGCAATGGCAGGCGATGGACAAATCACTATGGGTGAATCCGTTATTATGAAAGGTAGTGCTAGAAAGCTACGCCGTATTTATAATAATCAAGTCGTTGTTGGTTTTGCAGGTGGGGTGGCTGATGCCATTACGTTATCTGAAATGTTTGAAGAAAAACTTCAAGCCCACCAAGGTCAATTAAAACGAGCCGCTGTGGAAGTAGCTAAACAATGGCGTACGGACCGGAGTCTGCAAAAATTAGAAGCCTTATTAATTGTAATGAACGAAGAAACTTTATTGTTAGTTAGTGGGACAGGGGAAGTTATTGAACCTGACGATGGCATATTGACGATTGGATCAGGCGGTAATTATGCTTTAGCCGCCGCAAGAGCCTTATTACGCAATACAACTGATTTGTCGGCTAGAGACATAGCTGAACAAGCCCTTAAAATTGCTAGTGAAATTGATATTTTTACCAACGACAATATCATCGTTGAAGAAATTTAA